A stretch of DNA from Candidatus Pseudomonas phytovorans:
GGGCTGCTACGCAGCCCATCTCAGGCGAGCCAGCTCCCACAGGTATTTGCATCGCTTTCGAGTGGTGCATCCAACCTGTAAGAGCGTAAGCCCGGGGATCACTTGATCAGCGGCACACCACTGAGCTTCTGCAACTCCTCAAAGTCGATATCCGCGCAGATCTCGACCACTTTCAACCCTTCAGGCGTCACTTCCAGCACCGCCAGATCGGTGTAGATGCGGCTGACGCAAGCGATGCCAGTCAGCGGGTAGGTGCACTCGGGCACCAGCTTGCTTTCACCGGTCTTGGTCAGGTGGTCCATCATCACGAACACCTGGCGGGCGCCGGTGGCCAGGTCCATCGCGCCGCCTACGGCCGGGATCGAACCTTCGGCGCCGGTGTGCCAGTTGGCCAGGTCACCCTTGACCGATACCTGGAAGGCGCCCAGTACGGCGATGTCCAGGTGGCCGCCACGCATCATCGAGAACGAGTCGGCATGGTGGAAGAAGGCACCACCGGTCAGCAGGGTGACGTGCTGCTTGCCGGCGTTGATCAGGTCATCGTCTTCCTCGCCCGGCGCCGGGCTTGGGCCCATGCCCAGCAGGCCGTTTTCGCTGTGCAGGAACACTTCCTTGTCGCCCAGGTAGTTGGCCACCAGGGTCGGTGCGCCGATGCCCAGGTTTACGTAGGCGCCTTCCTGGATGTCTGCGGCCACGCGCTGGGCCATCTCGGTACGGGAGAGCTTTTTGGTGATGGTCATGGCAGGCCTCAGACAGCTTTGGCGATCGAAGAAGCGGCAGCGCCGGTAACGGCGACCACGCGCTGGACGAAGATACCCGGGGTGATGATGTGTTCCGGGTCCAGTTCACCGAGTTCGACAACCTGGTCGACCTGGGCGATGGCGGTCTTGGCGGCCATGGCCATGATCGGGCCGAAGTTGCGGGCGGCCTTGCGGTAGGTCAGGTTGCCCCAACGGTCACCCTTGTGCGCCTTGATCAGTGCGAAGTCGGCGTGCAGCGGCATTTCCAGCACGTACATGCGGCCGTCAATTTCACGGGTTTCCTTGCCTTCGGCCAGCAGGGTGCCGTAGCCGGTTGGCGAAAAGAACGCACCGATGCCCGAACCCGCTGCGCGGATACGCTCGGCCAGGTTGCCTTGCGGTACGACTTCCAGCTCGATCTTGCCGGCGCGGTACAGTTCGTCGAACACGTAGGAGTCGGACTGGCGCGGGAACGAGCAGACCACCTTGCGCACGCTGCCGGCCATGAGCAGGGCGGCCAGGCCGATTTCGCCGTTGCCGGCATTGTTGCTGATAATGGTCAGGTCGCGGGCACCGGTTGCGATCAGGCCATCGATCAGCTCGGACGGCATGCCGGCAGTGCCGAAGCCACCGACCATGATGGTCGAACCGTCGGTGATCCCTTCCACCGCGCTGGCGATGGACTCGTACGTTTTATTGATCAAGGCGAGCTCCTGGTTGTTCCTGGAGTTATGGTTGTCGGGTTGGCCGGAGCGCGTGAAGCGAAGGGGCCTGTCAGCATTTGAAATTGCTTGCTGACTTTCGCTATAGCGTGCCGCAAGATAGGGCAACAGTAGAGGGGGTTTAGCGGAATTTGTGCGATTATCGAACTGTTGTGCGATGTGCGAGCAGTTGTGGTCGCTATTTGTCGCACTTCGGATTTAGCGCGCAATGAACCTTTGCACGCGTACAAAGACCTTCCCGCACAAGGGCAATGCTGCATCCCCTTGAGCTTCAGGCATCATGTATCCAGCCCCTCCAGACAGCTGACCCCGTAAATGCCCGAATCCACCAACCCCAACCGAGCCATCTACGACCTGGACATGCTCCGCACCGTGGTCATGGTGGCCGACTGCGGCAGCTTCACCACCGCCGCTGCACGCCTGCATTCCACCCAGTCCACGGTCAGCCAGAAGGTGCGCAGGCTGGAGGAAATGATCGGCCAGCAGTTGCTCGACCGCAGCAACCGCGAGGTGCACCCGACCGATGCCGGTGAAACCCTGTTGGGTTACGCACGTCACCTGCTGGCGGTGAGCAGCCAACTGACCGAGGCCATGTCTGGCGGGGTGACGGTGACCGTACGCATCGGCTTGCCGGACGATTTTGTGGCGGGCAAGACGATGCAGGCGTTGGCGGCGTTCAACCGGCGCAACCCGACGGTAAAGCTGGAGATTACCGGTGGGTTGAGCCGCGATTTGATGGGTACCTACGACCGTGGCGAGCTGGACCTGGTATTGATCAAGCAGCGCCGGAACAGCCGCGAGGCGAATGCCTGCCAGCCAGAGCGTATCGAGTGGATCGACAGTGCGCAGTACCCGTGTTTCGCCCAGGACCCCATTGCGCTGGTTACCTTTCCGCCACGCGGGTTGTACCGGGATGACATGATCAGCGCGGTCGAGGCGATGGGGCGCAGCTGGCGGATTGCATTTACCAGTTCAAGCCTGGCAGGGATCCAGGAGGCGGTGGCCAATGGGTTGGGTGTCAGCCTGCTGCCGTCGCGGGTGGTGGCGGCAGGGCATCGGGTGCTGGGAGCGGAGGAGGGGTTCAAACCGATCAGGGTGTTTGAGGCGGCGATTTTCCATCGGCCTACGGCAGACCCGATGGTCATG
This window harbors:
- a CDS encoding 3-oxoacid CoA-transferase subunit B translates to MTITKKLSRTEMAQRVAADIQEGAYVNLGIGAPTLVANYLGDKEVFLHSENGLLGMGPSPAPGEEDDDLINAGKQHVTLLTGGAFFHHADSFSMMRGGHLDIAVLGAFQVSVKGDLANWHTGAEGSIPAVGGAMDLATGARQVFVMMDHLTKTGESKLVPECTYPLTGIACVSRIYTDLAVLEVTPEGLKVVEICADIDFEELQKLSGVPLIK
- a CDS encoding 3-oxoacid CoA-transferase subunit A, which translates into the protein MINKTYESIASAVEGITDGSTIMVGGFGTAGMPSELIDGLIATGARDLTIISNNAGNGEIGLAALLMAGSVRKVVCSFPRQSDSYVFDELYRAGKIELEVVPQGNLAERIRAAGSGIGAFFSPTGYGTLLAEGKETREIDGRMYVLEMPLHADFALIKAHKGDRWGNLTYRKAARNFGPIMAMAAKTAIAQVDQVVELGELDPEHIITPGIFVQRVVAVTGAAASSIAKAV
- a CDS encoding LysR substrate-binding domain-containing protein — protein: MPESTNPNRAIYDLDMLRTVVMVADCGSFTTAAARLHSTQSTVSQKVRRLEEMIGQQLLDRSNREVHPTDAGETLLGYARHLLAVSSQLTEAMSGGVTVTVRIGLPDDFVAGKTMQALAAFNRRNPTVKLEITGGLSRDLMGTYDRGELDLVLIKQRRNSREANACQPERIEWIDSAQYPCFAQDPIALVTFPPRGLYRDDMISAVEAMGRSWRIAFTSSSLAGIQEAVANGLGVSLLPSRVVAAGHRVLGAEEGFKPIRVFEAAIFHRPTADPMVMELAEILIGILRADAQ